In Pseudomonas sp. R76, one genomic interval encodes:
- a CDS encoding DUF2164 domain-containing protein produces MAKKPKLPILNLTPEQESEATLKIKRFMEDRFELKLGSFEVAEILELFTTEVAPHYYNRAIFDTQTLLKERFESIESDLWSLEKP; encoded by the coding sequence ATGGCCAAGAAACCGAAGTTGCCGATCTTGAACCTCACGCCCGAGCAGGAGAGTGAGGCTACCCTCAAGATCAAGCGCTTCATGGAGGACCGCTTCGAGCTCAAGCTGGGCTCGTTCGAGGTCGCCGAGATTCTTGAGCTGTTCACCACCGAAGTGGCGCCGCACTATTACAACAGGGCGATTTTCGACACGCAGACGCTCCTTAAAGAAAGGTTCGAAAGCATCGAAAGCGACCTGTGGTCGCTTGAGAAACCCTGA
- the hisA gene encoding 1-(5-phosphoribosyl)-5-[(5-phosphoribosylamino)methylideneamino]imidazole-4-carboxamide isomerase, giving the protein MLIIPAIDLKDGACVRLRQGRMEDSTVFSDDPVSMAAKWVEGGCRRLHLVDLNGAFEGQPVNGEVVTAIAKRYPNLPIQIGGGIRSLETIEHYVKAGVSYVIIGTKAVKDPAFVAEACRAFPGKVIVGLDAKDGFVATDGWAEISTVQVIDLAKQFEADGVSAIVYTDIAKDGMMQGCNVPFTAALAAATKIPVIASGGIHNLGDIKSLLDAKAPGIIGAITGRAIYEGTLDVAEAQAYCDAYNG; this is encoded by the coding sequence ATGCTGATTATCCCCGCTATCGATCTCAAGGACGGCGCTTGTGTACGCCTGCGCCAAGGCCGCATGGAAGACTCCACCGTGTTCTCCGATGACCCGGTGAGCATGGCTGCCAAATGGGTAGAAGGTGGCTGCCGTCGTCTGCATCTGGTGGACTTGAACGGTGCCTTCGAAGGCCAGCCGGTGAATGGCGAAGTAGTTACCGCCATTGCCAAGCGCTACCCGAACCTGCCGATCCAGATCGGCGGCGGTATCCGCTCCCTGGAAACCATCGAGCACTACGTCAAGGCCGGCGTCAGCTACGTGATCATCGGCACCAAGGCCGTGAAAGATCCGGCGTTCGTCGCTGAAGCCTGCCGCGCATTCCCGGGCAAGGTGATTGTCGGCCTGGACGCCAAAGACGGTTTCGTCGCCACCGACGGCTGGGCTGAAATCAGCACCGTGCAAGTGATCGACCTGGCCAAGCAGTTCGAAGCCGACGGCGTATCCGCCATCGTTTATACCGACATCGCCAAAGACGGCATGATGCAGGGCTGCAACGTACCGTTCACCGCTGCTCTGGCGGCTGCAACGAAGATTCCGGTGATCGCCTCCGGTGGCATTCACAACCTGGGCGACATTAAATCGCTGCTGGACGCCAAGGCGCCCGGCATCATCGGCGCCATCACCGGCCGCGCGATCTACGAAGGCACCCTGGACGTCGCCGAAGCCCAGGCTTACTGCGACGCCTACAACGGCTGA